AGCTTATTATGCACCTCATATAATGCCGTATAATGCTGCTTTGTTTGGTAATCACTTGAAATCTTTATGTTCACGTCATTTGATCTTATCACTTCAACTGTCCTCTTTCTCTCCTCTGGTCATTCAGGTTGTCACGGGGTGGTAGAACTATAATTTTCTCTATCCACCAGCCACGCTACTCAATCTTCAAGCTCTTTGATCACCTGACACTTCTCCATAAGGGAGAAACTGTTTATACTGGCCCTGCCGTCAAAGCTGTGGACTACTTCCAGAGTCTgggtaaaatatatacatatatttgatATGAATGAAAGGAAAACTTTTTATTTGAGTGAACTCGTCCAACTTACTAAAATATCACTGCTTTTGGACACTAGAAAGATGGTATTCTTTGAAATTCCTTGGAGTTCCATATAAACACTGATATACAAATATAGTAATAcatcatatataatatttattattattatttttttttatttagttttttgatcaacaacaaaaagaaatgTTCTATTATTTGCTACACTAAACAACATTTAACATAGTTtacataatgcatttaaaaaaatgtaaaaaaaatgtgccAGGGTTGCCAGAgtttaataaaatcaaaacaaaaaacaagtagCCTTTTTGCTTCTGCAAACACAAAATACTGCAGTATTCCATAAAATATTCAGTCAGTGGCTAGTATCTTCACTACATTTTCTTGCTAtataatagaaaaagaatatttgtctgtcttgtttttagacattattaaattcattattcattattcatattcattattattttctcCTCTGTTGATTAGGTTATAGGTGTGAGGCTTTCAACAACCCTGCAGATTTCTTTCTGGACATAACAAATGGGGAGGTTCTTTCTTCAATGCCAACAGGTGAGACACATACACAGGCATGCAAATATGAACACATATAAATGAAACTAAGATAAAGTACATAaagtaataaatgttttgtgGTATTGTTCAGTCACATGGTTCAGTGAATCAAAGGTTTCTCTCTGTTCCTCAGAGAAGTCATTGGCTGAGCTTTACAGGGAGTCTCACTACTGTGCTGCTGTCAAAGAGGAGTTGAAATGTATCACTGGACCATCAGATCTCACAACTGAGGTCGAGAGCAAGGCAGCATCCTATGCCACATCATTTTTCTACCAGGTTTGTTTCAtaagacaaaaaatatatttttgcgtGTGTGTTCAGTAAATGATTAACCAGTATATTATCTTGACCTGCTGTTGAACTTTAGTTCATATCTGTTATCAGGTCAGTCATGGGTGAAATGAACAGTGAGCTATAAACCTTGTCTTTCAGATAGTtcgtttttgtgtgtgtatgtagtgTGTGCGTACGTGAAATCATGCATGCATGTTTGTATGCAGTTAAAGGTGGTATGCTGGAGGACAATGCTGAACGTTTTCAGGAATCCTCAGACCTCATATGCTCAAATGGTAATGAACATTCTCTCTGCTCTGCTGATTGGACTCATCTACTACCAGATGCCTTTAACTCTTCCTGAAGCCTTGCAGAACAGGTACTGATAGATCCATGTAtacatgcatccatccatcaattcATCCATTCTTCATacagtttgtgtttgtgtgtgtgtgtgtgtgtgtgtgcaggatcGGAGCGTTCTTCTTTCTCATCATCAACATGGTGTTTGGCAACCTATCAGCAGTTGAACTCTTTATTAATGAAAGAGCAATCTTTGTGTGAGTATAATATTAGAAATTATGTCAAGACAAGTCACTCTTGTTTTTATAGCACTTCATACAATACAGATGGTTTCAGAGCAGCTTCACAGTTCATCCAGTTATGCTTTTAAGTGTGTTTATCTAgcggtgttattttagtgttatttatgtaatattatagtatttattcatatttttagcttttatttttacatttaaaaatatatattatattttttattttaattttagcttttaTTAACTTTGTTATGtgcttatttttattgatttcttaatatttagCTAGTAGTTTTAATACGTCAGTTTGTTGCAAAGACAACATTTttagtactgttttttttataagtttagttaaaatatttgtattttattttatttccgaTTTATTTCAACTAACAAAAgggatttttaatagttttagctttagttttgGTTAACAGTAACAATATTGCAATTCATGTGTCCAGACTGTATGAAATTTAACATCCTttcattaatttttcttttccaAAACCAAGTctgtttatatgtgtgtgttttaggcaCGAGAACTCTGGGGGATATTACCGTACATCTGTGTATTTCCTGTCCAAGGTGTTTGTGGATCTGTTACCAAATCGCATTGTGCCGATTTTCATCTTCTCCAGCATTTCTTACTATATGATGGGTTAGCACACATAATACATTATTACTATGCTAAATGtggcacatcattaaaactATCAGTAGCATGTATTCTAtactaaataaaacatgaatatgCACAGTaagtgtacatatatatttgtgaacaggGTTGAATCCATCATTCACGGCCTTCCTGTGCTTTGCATTGACCATGTCCATGGTCAGTCTGGCAGGAGTCAGCTTGGCCTTCCTGGTCAGTGCCAGCGTGAGCACATTCGCCATGGCCAACGTCCTCATTACCTTGCCTTTTGTCTTCATGATGGTCAGAattcaaacatacacactaATGTTACCAGTATGTTCTTGTACCATTCTCTCTTTCTTAttcgctctctctctgtctctttgttGCAGGTATTTGGAGGGTTCCTGGTGAATCTCAACTCCATGCTCAACTGGCTGTCCTGGCTCAAGTGGGCCAGTATCTTCAGATATGGACTAGATGTAAggaggatgcaaaaaaaaaaaaaaatgcaaaaattgttaataaattaaaagtgtgcatttaaatgcatgtttacTCCATTATCAGATTGTTTAAAAAGTGCTGCTTAttgtgttttgttcttttgtagGCTGTGactataaatgaaatgaaagggCAGGTCTTCTACAGTGACAATGCGACGTAAGTTGCTCAAACTGTAGATAAAGTGTAATGACAGTTCGGTTAAGTTCAATGAATCTTGCATCATGACAGACATGCATTACCGTTCAAAAGCTTGGGATCAGTTAGATTCGATTTTTTCTTTAacgcttttattcagcaagcttgcattaaattgattagtACAGACATGTTACAGATTTCTACCCCTcacacaaaatatattctttgagTCATTCATCAATTAAGTTTTTGACTTACCAGTATTTGATTTCTTTCTCATGGTCAGACTAACAGGAGAGATGTATCTGGAGTCTCAGGGGATCGACTACAGTGTGTGGGGCTTCTGGCAGAACCAGGTGGCTCTTCTGGGCATTATACTGGTGTGCATGACGTTTGCATACGTACAGTTGCGCAGGATCAACCGCTGGAAATAATGTGCATGTTCTACATAACAGATTCACTcgtacacacattatgtaaattCATAAAATTCTTATTTTGTTACACCATGTCCATttctgtatgtttaattcacatttgtctatgtaaattattatatttaaatgtaattattaatctAGGCTTTCTAGGATTGACACTGatacatttttggaaatatGAAATGCTCTGTAAAGCTTAAAAAGGCCATGTCATGCAACATATCTgtatttaaaattcattatcagctatttaaatgcttttctgCTAAATTTAgtacaattattatataaaacgATTCATGAAAGGTAAAGTGACTAAATGTTTCTCTTGTAAAATCCCTGTTTGTGCAGTTGGACTATTAATTCAACTTTATAGTTACTGACATATAACCTTTGtgacatgtaaatataaattaaacttaagTTCTCAATTCTTTGTGCACATAGAAGGCATGTACTTCTAAAATGTATGGTCATAGATTTTTCTCTATTTAACTAAAATTTCAATATACgttaaaattcatttttcatatattttgatCTATATTTGTTTATCACATCAATAAAATTTTAATGTGTAGCCTAGTAGTGCACTTAAGTGAATGCATGTTGGTTTGCTTGCATAGACCGTCAGTAATGTAACCACTAGGCGGCAGCAGCGTTCTGAGTCATGACCTGCTGTCACTTACATTCTGCACGTTCCTCCATGTCTTCCGCTGCCCTGATATTAGTTACACACACAACTGTATTTTTTAGAAGTAGTTTGATTATCTATTATCATAGTAGCTATCAACTGAAATTTTTCATTCTGTCTTTTAGCTATACATGCATACAGCTCACACAGGCCATCATAAACCATGCAAGGCATTTGTTTACtggatattttcatattgcGAAAAATGAATTCTCAGCTCATCTCTCTTTGTTTATCTGTAACACAATTTAAAGTGAAATCTCTCCATCATATAATTTGTCCTTCAGTTGTTGCTGTAGTCTCTAAAACCCACAGAAAGCAGCTGCAGACATTTCTTTGTTATTGCCACATAGAATTTTCACATCTGTTAGATATTAGTAaatccttgtgtgtgtgtgtgtgtgtgtgtgtgtgtgtgtgtgtgtgtgtgtgtgtgtgtgtgtggagtgcAGTCTTCTTGAGTTTCATTCAGAGCCACACTGTCAGCGCAAAAAATCTTGGAAAGCCTCCAAAGTCGAGGTGGAGAGAATTCAGAGGAAAATAGTTAAGGAACAGAGGCACATACGATGGAGAaagacaaagaaagagaaggaagAAACAAAATCTACTCACATTTGCTTTGAAAATGTCAAATTCTagttaatataaaatgttatcaTCTGTTAAATTAGGCTACTATGTGAGATGAACCTGCTTAGAAGaactgggggaaaaaacaaagcaCACTTTTTGAGTATTTACTTTCCgacattttctgtttatttcattgTCATGTCCAGTTGCAAATGGCACATAATgagagtaaaataaaaatgaagttcaaaaaactgcattttcacACCTTAGGAGATCTTATCCCACTAAGGAAGGCACAAACACTTTATCTTTTTCTTTCAACACGTTCACATGAAAAAGCTTTAGCCGAAAAAGTGCAAATCAACATGTTATCATCAATAAGCTAGAGTTACATAAAAAACACTATTGTTCCAGTAGTCAGAATAATGCTGAATACAAGTCATGTAACCCAAAATGGCCACAAACACCACAAGTAACAATTTGACAAACAAATGATTTTCTTCTGACTGATTTTGTGTGCCTGTGTATGTGAGTGTATAAGGAAATCTGAATctctctgatgtgaacaagcATATTTCTCCAGTTTTTCTGAGCCACGGTGCAGCTATTTAAAACCTGGCCTCATTACAGAAGCCAGTTcactctaaaaatgtttttgagagCAGGAACAAACCCTATGGCCGAAGGCTCGGCTTATAAGACACGGCTGTATGCCCATTTTGCATAAGCAAATTATTGACCATTATGCAATGGCACATTTAGATTCTAAATTTCCTTGAAACGGATATTGTAATGAGCGAAACAAGGCCATGAAAGCATTTGAGAGGCAATGACAGTGACTTGAAAGAGCCTACATGATGTGCATTAAATTGGTTAACGTATTTTTTGCAAGATTTCATGACAGAATTTCACCCCATTAAtcagtggtaacactttacataaggtcacatttattaacaatagtTGATGTATTAAATAACaggaaataatgtttatttaacatttattaatcaatgttAATGGtagttattaaaaaatacagttattgttcgtttgttagttcacagtgcattaactaatgttaatacatacaaattatgatttaaaaaaatgtattagtaaatgttgaaagtaacattaactaagattaatactGTAGAAGTGTTGCAGTTCATGTtagctaatgttaacaaatgaaagcctattgtaaagtgttatcttGAGATTGAGCAAAGAACACCAACAGTTTGTGCGACAATAatccagtttttttaaatattttgtcagtACACCATCATCTTGTGcttctcttaaagggacagttcccccaaaaatgaaaattctgtcatcatttattctcccttatgttgttccaaacctgtatccatttctttcttctgctgaacacaaaagaagatattttgaagaacactgataaccaaacagttttggctcccattgacttcaattgtattttttgttcatgcaATGAACAAAAGGGTCCAATGCTTTTTTGAGTGCTCTTCAAAATATTGTCTTTTATGCTGCACAGTAATatgagaatgagtaaatgatgtcagAATTCATAATTTTGTCTGAACTATCTATTTAATGTAATGAGTTTTAAAGTTTAAGCTAATTTGTGCATTGTGATCATTTGTGCATTTGTTTATACTTATAcattcaaatgtgtttttttgtcttgATCCATTAGTTTATGCTGAGATATTTTTGAATGTTGTGAGATATGGACTGTGTGTTATCATGTGCTTATGCTGTAGAGAATGTGTTATGTTTAAGTATAGGTTTAAAgaacacacacgtttgtttgtgtgtgtagatTGATGAATGTTTCTCAGTATTCCCACAATGTTGCATCAGCAATCCCCTGACCGCTGGCTTTGAGCACCCCAGCATGGTCTCCCTTAAGATACTTGCCCTCCTTTGTCTTAATGGCCACTTTATTATAATCACAGAACTCAAAGTGGAAATAGACAGGTGTGTCACCACTGCTGATCACGGAGCCGTCTGCCTCCACCGCCCAATACTTCCCCACTGAGTCTGACCACAGAAATTAGAGAAATAGTAAGTAGCagacaacacagaatttctgaacaaatgaaaatattttatagggccgtattattgaataaatgttaagaaatcatttaattgttaaatttttttataaattcaagtGATTATGCATGCTTTcgattattaacatttaaattaaccattaaaatggaatgcaggaaaaaaaaaaacacatataaaaaaagtatgtatgcatgtgtgtgtgtgtgtgtgtgtgtgtgtgtgtaataaataaacaaacaaacaaattaatgaattaatttttggGGTCCATTCAGTGAAATTTGAATGGCTCCAATGTTCttcaaaagtattatttttttttatgttccacatAAGGTTTCAATTACATGAGAAAGCAAAATTTGGGAACACATAAAACAGACTTCAAAGGCTTTTTGATtaccaaaatgtaatttaaacattaaaataaaatccagaaaaatttaaacagaaaaatgGGATTTGGGACAAACACAGATTTCATAGGGACCTAAGTAATTATTTACATCCTAtcaactgttagtaaatcttcATGAATTGTAGTAGCACTATCACTCACCTCTGAGGCTGTAAGCATTGTTGTTGTACTCTAACTGGAAGACATCATAGGATGAGCGGTTGGAATCAAGTGTTCCAGTTCCTTGTTTGCGGCAACCAATAAAGCCGTGTTCCCCACGCAGCACTATCAATGGCCTGTTGATGAGCTTCAACACAAACTCCTCCTGCTCACCtgttaaacaaaacaacaccggctacaacatactgtacatgtgaaACATAGGTGTGGTGCTATTCATTTACACATGCACGACAAAAATTGTAATTAGCATTCAGAAACAAACCTGCAGAGTCCACAGCAGCCGCCAGCTGTCCGTTCTTTTTGGCTGCCAAATATTTACCATTACTGGCCTTCAGTGCGACTTTTGAGCCTTTCCACTCAAGGTCAAAGAAACAACTGGAGGATCTGGGATAAACAGTCAGTTTCTTAAAACTcaacatgaaaaataatcaaattcaaTTTAGTAATGTACATTTCTGGTCTTATTGAGCACAACTTAGCTTGTGCACTTTTTGTGTACTATATGTCCAGTCTTTatatctattatatatataatctaaCAAGATGACCATGCAAACAAACAAGGCAAGCTGTTATATTTGTATTCCCTATTGCCTTTATTAATTCCTCTTGCCATATGGTTCACTCCACAAATATCTTTCAATCTGGCTAGTCTACTTTACTACCCTGCGCCTATTATGTGACATTTTCCTAACTTAGTTAAGTACAGTTAATTGTTCTTACTTAGTGGAGGCAGAGCATTGGATCGCTCCACTTGGGGTGAGACTCCAATACTTCCCATTGCAAGATCGGAAGGCACAGCCCTTTGTCTCCCTGTCCATCTCTATCTGAAACACCTCCTGATCGGACTCCTCATCCTGATTGGCTGATAAATCAACccctaaaaaaaaattgtaattcaaTCAGAGTGTGTTTGCAGCCAACAGACTCGGAGAGTGAAGTTAATCAAAATTGTGAACACGTACTGTTTATCTTCATAAAGCTGTACTACAAAAGTGAAATGTGCATCTCTTTACATTCAGAAGCTCTTAACTTACCTTAGAAAAAACTCTATTTTgctaaccaaggctgcatttatttgatcaaaaacacagtagcaacagttatattgtgaaatattattacaatttaaaatcatggttttctattttaatatattttgaaatagaatttattCCAGTggtggcaaaactgaattttcatcagccattacgccagtcttcagaaatcattctgaagaaatagaaaacagttgtgctgcttaatattagaacagcatttattcaaaatagatcTATGAATCTATCTTTTGCAGCAATATACActaccactcaaaagtttggggtaatattttttttttaattattattattattattatgcaatatgttaaactgattaaaaaacgtatattgttacaaatgatttctattaaataatattattaaaaataattataaatattaaaaatctcaTCTGAATTAAAATTTAAGTCCTAATGATGCTTTCCTGCATGCACGCTCGCGcgcgtgcgcacacacacacacacacactgatttcCATAGTCTTTATGTTAATTTTGAGGCAAAAACTCAGAGCCAATTTAGCCTATAGCATGCATATTTGTCTTGTAAAATAGCTGTTTACAGTTTCCCAAGAAGGGCAGGACATCATTTAAAAACGGTAACCTAAAAATGGTTACATCTGTTTTAGGTCATATAATATAGCTAAATCCTAATTACATAAATGTATGAAAGCAAATTCCACGGCTTAAATGAGGCAATTTTCacgtaattttttttacagtgaaggctGAATCTTACAATCTTAAATTGAGCTCCATGCAGATGCAGTATTTCACAATGAAGAGAGCAGGCTAGACAATGTGCAGACACATTTAGAAGCTCTACTAAACTCTAAATGATTTACCAAAACCAAAAGTGGCCCATTTCACTTAATTCACACCATTTCACATTCGCCCAACTGTGGTGCATATCTGTTATTAAcagcattatttattaatcagcATGCTGCAGTCACATCTCACCCTGGCGCATGGAGATGTTTCTCTCGTTGCTGGCGGTAAGCACCACTTGCCCGTGACTTTGCTCGAGGACAAACAGCTCATCTTTGCCGACGCGCGCGCTCTTGCCAGACTTCATGGTCCCGGTGGGGCCCGTGGGCGCGATGTATTTGCCCGTGGCGTCCCGGAAAGCCACCTTCCCCGCGCGAAATTCCAGCGTGAACCCAGTGCCCGTGCCCGGTTTGGCCGTCAGGGCACCGCTGCACGTGAGGAAGCGGTTGTCGGCGGTCTGCAGGTGATACCGGTGATCCAGGTAGACGAGCGTGAGCAGCGAGTCCACGCCCCACGGCACATCGCGGTTCACGGCGAGCTCGCTCCTCTCGGCGCACAGAT
The genomic region above belongs to Onychostoma macrolepis isolate SWU-2019 chromosome 01, ASM1243209v1, whole genome shotgun sequence and contains:
- the abcg2b gene encoding broad substrate specificity ATP-binding cassette transporter ABCG2b isoform X1 gives rise to the protein MLIINRMSPLVLTLVCLSGSMDVSELKMLPAGESDGTKVCVKVPGPALTYQNIHYCIRESRGPCRKRGPEREILKNVSGIMKTGLNAIMGATGSGKTSLLDVIAGRKDPRGLRSGQVLVDNKVVTSDLRLMSAYVVQDDILMGTLTVRENLLFSGNLRLPRKQYSTADKKKKVESIVQELGLEDCADTKIGTAFIRGVSGGERKRCSIGMELITSPTLLFLDEPTTGLDSNTANSIIALLHRLSRGGRTIIFSIHQPRYSIFKLFDHLTLLHKGETVYTGPAVKAVDYFQSLGYRCEAFNNPADFFLDITNGEVLSSMPTEKSLAELYRESHYCAAVKEELKCITGPSDLTTEVESKAASYATSFFYQLKVVCWRTMLNVFRNPQTSYAQMVMNILSALLIGLIYYQMPLTLPEALQNRIGAFFFLIINMVFGNLSAVELFINERAIFVHENSGGYYRTSVYFLSKVFVDLLPNRIVPIFIFSSISYYMMGLNPSFTAFLCFALTMSMVSLAGVSLAFLVSASVSTFAMANVLITLPFVFMMVFGGFLVNLNSMLNWLSWLKWASIFRYGLDAVTINEMKGQVFYSDNATLTGEMYLESQGIDYSVWGFWQNQVALLGIILVCMTFAYVQLRRINRWK
- the fscn1b gene encoding fascin, whose translation is MSSEGLGETLVIRFGLINANNKYLTAETFGFKINASASSMKKKQVWTLEQSSDHGDSNAVFIKSHLGRYLATDKDGNVTADSEQPGADCRFLVIAHDDGRWSLQSEPHSRYLGGTEDRIACFAQSISPAEKWNVHLAVHPQVNVYSIARKRYAHLCAERSELAVNRDVPWGVDSLLTLVYLDHRYHLQTADNRFLTCSGALTAKPGTGTGFTLEFRAGKVAFRDATGKYIAPTGPTGTMKSGKSARVGKDELFVLEQSHGQVVLTASNERNISMRQGVDLSANQDEESDQEVFQIEMDRETKGCAFRSCNGKYWSLTPSGAIQCSASTKSSSCFFDLEWKGSKVALKASNGKYLAAKKNGQLAAAVDSAGEQEEFVLKLINRPLIVLRGEHGFIGCRKQGTGTLDSNRSSYDVFQLEYNNNAYSLRDSVGKYWAVEADGSVISSGDTPVYFHFEFCDYNKVAIKTKEGKYLKGDHAGVLKASGQGIADATLWEY
- the abcg2b gene encoding broad substrate specificity ATP-binding cassette transporter ABCG2b isoform X2, which codes for MDVSELKMLPAGESDGTKVCVKVPGPALTYQNIHYCIRESRGPCRKRGPEREILKNVSGIMKTGLNAIMGATGSGKTSLLDVIAGRKDPRGLRSGQVLVDNKVVTSDLRLMSAYVVQDDILMGTLTVRENLLFSGNLRLPRKQYSTADKKKKVESIVQELGLEDCADTKIGTAFIRGVSGGERKRCSIGMELITSPTLLFLDEPTTGLDSNTANSIIALLHRLSRGGRTIIFSIHQPRYSIFKLFDHLTLLHKGETVYTGPAVKAVDYFQSLGYRCEAFNNPADFFLDITNGEVLSSMPTEKSLAELYRESHYCAAVKEELKCITGPSDLTTEVESKAASYATSFFYQLKVVCWRTMLNVFRNPQTSYAQMVMNILSALLIGLIYYQMPLTLPEALQNRIGAFFFLIINMVFGNLSAVELFINERAIFVHENSGGYYRTSVYFLSKVFVDLLPNRIVPIFIFSSISYYMMGLNPSFTAFLCFALTMSMVSLAGVSLAFLVSASVSTFAMANVLITLPFVFMMVFGGFLVNLNSMLNWLSWLKWASIFRYGLDAVTINEMKGQVFYSDNATLTGEMYLESQGIDYSVWGFWQNQVALLGIILVCMTFAYVQLRRINRWK